ATTTCAGCCAAtagacaaatatttatttattaaaaaagcccCCCTAAATATAAAAGCCAGGAGGTTAGTGCATGCAATCAGGAAAAAGTGTTATTACAATGGAGAATTGtctttcaaatgtttttaaatagcatatttttaattaaggaGATCACACAgttaggtaattatttttaatttggaacACTGTTAAAGGAAGACAACACCCTAATTTGACAAATAGTGACGTAGGTATTAAGTTATTAGGGCTTTCAAGAATTTGAATTGTAAGAAACTGTCTAATTAGACACATTTGTGCAACTTTATAagattagtaagtaggtacataaactcCAAATTTTTTGAATCAAGTATGTTgttattattttcaaacaaaTTCTATTAAACAATGTTACTCTAACTATAGCAAGATACAATTTTATAGGTTTACAATAGagatgtataataattataatctatatatatatacctatgtataaaagaaaaaactgactgactgactgattgatctatcaacgcacagctcaaattactgggtGGATCGAGCTGAATTTTgtcatgcacatagctattataacatagagatccactaagatttttttttgaaaatactactcCTAAgttgtaaaataggggtttaaaatttgtgtagtctacgcggacgaagtcgcaagaataagcttgtaaaatatattatattcataatattatataaaatatattaggtatatattacctatatccataatatattgatataattatatattatattcataatatattttacaatattcAAGTTAAGtggtaacaaataaaaaatttaacaacTTATGGatccatatttttttatacatagtatctaatttttttacataaaggcaAATATATATTTCATTTAACCATTCAGTTAGTCAATAGATATACAGACACTTGTTAAAACAATGTAAATGTTGTCTCGGACAAGGTCCTTAGGAATATTTTAATCTTAACGTAATGCTAGTCTATTTTTATTGTGATGTCAAAGATATTAATTATAGGTtcttaggtattttttataaataatataacactAGCTGTAATAAACTGCTGTTTTACTCATTTTAACATAATACAGTTGACAAAAGACAGCCAGTTAGTAATACATTTAACAATCTAGAAAAATAGTTggttaaataaatgaatttgacACAATAATGTAACAATATGAGagtataaatgaaaaaaatagcaacgaataagtataaaaaatataaaatatatttaacataggtaagtaagtaggtgaTTATTTTGGTTGACAACACTCTCGGACATCATTTGCCAATCAtttctatatattatgtacatgtaTGTTTTTCaggtagttaagtatgtaaaattttccaaataaattcaaaacattaatttattacctCTAAATATGCATAACAATAAAGACTAGAATACATTTTTCTTACAGTTATTGGCACTAAATTCAATAATAATGGCACAACTATGTACTTTGCATacagtgagtaggtaagtatataatatatcacCATAATCACAAATAAGTTATTTATCTtgcaatttattataattacaattccaattatttttgaagtaagattattttataaattaagttttgCTAACTATACTACCATTTACAAAATTGTAAAAACATTGGTATATATATGTCATTTATATCTAATTTTACTTCTAGAAAATACTGAGTTTCTTGCAGACTTACATTAGCACACTTCGTAAGTGAAACCATGCAATAATTACCATTATACACTTAATATCACTCGACAAAAGCTCCTCTCATAAAATTGAGTCTCTTATGCAGTCCATTCCTTTGCACAGTTATCACTTTAGaaatgttttaggtaggtaacaaATATTATCAACTTTAAAGTGATATGACAAATAACTTCTTtttgcaaataataataaaatattttaaagtaatcACTAATATACATGTTTTTTAAGAATTAAAGCAAAAGCACAGTAATGATAACAACTTTAAATCTAAAATTGACAAAATTGATATAATTCacttaaaaatttacaaatcaactagactaataggtaggtacttgaacagatgtaagtaagtataacattttatattgtacataatctataataagtaagtagttaataaTAAGAAATATTTGAATCAACAGCtaagtttttcatttttatgttgGAGAGGTAGTGCCAATAACTGCATTAGAATTTACTTAAATCTtattagctaggtaggtattcaaTAACAAATAGAACACCTTTTTTAAGCACGACAAAACATTTATAGTTAAAAATGTAGAGAGACTTATTGAGAAATGTGCTAATAATTCTAAACGTTGAAAATTTCTGCATTTTATAGGTAGACTTATCTATTTAGTAGATTCAATAGTATCAGATCTGACGCATCTGGGagattatttttgtttcagtgATCGTCGACGATTTAATTAATCGTAAATATAGGTATTCGTTGAAAATTTTCGATCATTAATGAGATCAGTACTTGTATTATATCACTAGCATGAAGCATTGGATATTTTCTTAATCAGTATCACATTTTCACAtaaccttttaattttttttgggacAGAAGAAATAGCGATTGAATTGTATATTACTATTTGATTACCTATATTAAATTAACTTAATTCCTTGAGATTACAAAGAATTACTAGTAAAATTCGTGTAAGTTTTATAGCAGAATTAGATATTaagattttaatatattattcttaATTGTTTGCCAAGGAATTGTTTTAGGGTCTCTGTCTAGTCATGAAAAGTTATTATAGTTTTGACGACATCACCATTACATAAATTTTGTTCTTTGAGACCAAATTCCTCAGACATGATATAGCCTTTAAAGGAGGAGACTAGTTAGGAGCGATGGAAATGAACTGCAGTCCACTTGTTATAGCGTTTGTGCCAGATCCGAGTTTCTTGGGATTGGTTAGTGGCACGACGGCCTTCTGCATCCACACTCTGTGTAACGCACACGTATGCTATCACAGCAACATCCTCTCCAAGCAAATGTACTCTAGGATTTATAATAGTGGTATTGGTTTTCATGTGTGTAGGAGTATTATCAATAAAGAATTTGTGAAACTCTACACCTTCAATCAAATTTCCGAGAGTGTCGGTATCAAATGATGTTAAATGAGGATCACATAATTTGGAGTATGTGTCATAGTCGCCATTGTTTAAAGCGTCTAAGAGAATTTCAGTTGCTTTTATAACTTCATTGCGACGTAAAGATGCGTTGCTGTCACCCCGAGCTTTTCCAAAAGAATCTGCTTTCGTCAAACCCTCCTCATCTTGATCTTTCGAAATCACCGTGCATGCTCGGTCAACGCCCTTCTTGTCTTTATCCAAATCATCATCTTCTAAAGTGGTACTACTATCCGTTGACTCTTTGACTTGAGATCCATCGCTTTTTTTGTTGACCATGGATTTTCCAGAAAAGTTGCGGGTCGCAAGCATTGTTGTTAATATAGCGCCCTTTAATTTACGACGTGCATTGAACTTCTTCAAACAGTCCACTGTCTCTTGCCTGTGCATAACTGAAGCAACACGTTCACGGTGGCAAATCCATGGATGCTTTAATGCTTCAGAGGCAGTAATTCTCTTACTTGGGTTTACAGTTAACATTTGATTGATAAGGCTTTTGGCCTCAGGCGTCACCGTATCCCATTCGGGGGACGGATAGTCGTATGCACCAGCTTTGATTTGGCCGTATAACCGGTGTTGATCTTCATCCCAGAATGGTGGGTAACCCAcaagtaatatatataatataacaccACATGCCCAAATATCCACTGGTTTGCCGTAGGGCTCTTTTTTTAAAACCTCTGGTGATAAATAGCCGGGGGTACCAGCAAATCCAAACCAGGCCTGTTGATCACCTTGAACTTCAATAGCTAATCCAAAATCAGCTAATTTAACTGCGGCGCCCTTAGCCTTGCTTGCCAATAACAGATTTTCGGGCTTTAAGTCGCGGTGAACAACACCGTTATGATGACAATGGTGCACGGACTCTAAAATTTGTTGAATACAGTGTGATGCATCTGCTTCGGAGTAAAATTCCCGGGCTACTATATCTTCAAACAATTCACCACCTGTCACTAAGTCAAACACGAGGTAATGATAGTGTTCCTCTTGAATGGAATCATGTAGTCTCACGATATTAGGATGTTGTAATTTTCGGCAAATCCGAGCTTCTCTttctaatttttgaaaatctcgagAAGAAAGTTTCTTAGTGTTTATTATTTTCGCAGCAAATTCATATCCTGTTGCTTTTTGAACTGCGCGTTTTACTACTGAAAAAGCACCCTTTCctaattcttctttgatatcGTAATTATCGGAGAAACGAGTACTAACACTTTCACGATTTGGATTCGCcatgttttattcaataaacTATTCCTGACACTAAAATTCAAATTACTCTGCACTTGAAAACGAATTTCGTCAATTCCGATAATCTGAAACAACGAAAAACACTTCACTGTAATAGGTAGTTTC
This genomic window from Maniola hyperantus chromosome 5, iAphHyp1.2, whole genome shotgun sequence contains:
- the CaMKII gene encoding calcium/calmodulin-dependent protein kinase type II alpha chain, translated to MANPNRESVSTRFSDNYDIKEELGKGAFSVVKRAVQKATGYEFAAKIINTKKLSSRDFQKLEREARICRKLQHPNIVRLHDSIQEEHYHYLVFDLVTGGELFEDIVAREFYSEADASHCIQQILESVHHCHHNGVVHRDLKPENLLLASKAKGAAVKLADFGLAIEVQGDQQAWFGFAGTPGYLSPEVLKKEPYGKPVDIWACGVILYILLVGYPPFWDEDQHRLYGQIKAGAYDYPSPEWDTVTPEAKSLINQMLTVNPSKRITASEALKHPWICHRERVASVMHRQETVDCLKKFNARRKLKGAILTTMLATRNFSGKSMVNKKSDGSQVKESTDSSTTLEDDDLDKDKKGVDRACTVISKDQDEEGLTKADSFGKARGDSNASLRRNEVIKATEILLDALNNGDYDTYSKLCDPHLTSFDTDTLGNLIEGVEFHKFFIDNTPTHMKTNTTIINPRVHLLGEDVAVIAYVCVTQSVDAEGRRATNQSQETRIWHKRYNKWTAVHFHRS